From a region of the Sebastes umbrosus isolate fSebUmb1 chromosome 10, fSebUmb1.pri, whole genome shotgun sequence genome:
- the LOC119495892 gene encoding methyltransferase-like protein 27, which translates to MSDSCRTVVDAKNAFQSCKSPYAKDRVEFYDSWGENYEKDAALMSYRAPHLAVDFLSENFLGSREEARVLDVACGSGWVAKLMVELGFRHFVGVDGSKIMLELADKTGLYQDLKLALLGPEPLPAQTGAFDVVIIVGALDHGFIPVSIFRELCHAAKPGGVVCMARGEHSSKSGAGYKEDLERELQLMEEEGLWSPVGLKQTDRYMEDPQLSTDRTNELQKEERYIAGRVYLYKKSIH; encoded by the exons ATGTCAGACTCCTGCAGAACTGTGGTTGATGCGAAGAATGCATTTCAGTCCTGTAAAAGTCCTTATGCAAAAGATCGAGTTGAGTTCTATGACAGCTGGGGAGAAAACTATGAAAAG gatGCCGCCCTGATGAGCTATAGAGCACCACACCTGGCAGTAGACTTCCTGTCTGAGAACTTCTTAGGCAGTCGTGAAGAAGCTCGGGTTCTGGACGTCGCCTGTGGGTCTGGATGGGTCGCTAAACT TATGGTTGAACTGGGCTTCAGGCACTTTGTGGGAGTGGACGGCAGTAAAATCATGCTGGAACTAGCTGATAAGACCGGCCTCTATCAGGACCTCAAACTGGCCTTACTTGGACCAGAACCACTGCCAGCACAGACTG GTGCGTTTGATGTGGTGATCATCGTCGGTGCTCTCGATCATGGTTTTATACCAGTCAGTATATTCAGGGAGCTCTGCCATGCCGCCAAACCAG GAGGTGTTGTCTGCATGGCGAGAGGTGAACACAGCTCGAAATCAGGAGCTGGATACAAGGAGGATctggagagagagctgcagctgatggaggaggagggtctGTGGAGTCCAGTAGGACTCAAACAGACGGACAGATACATGGAAGACCCACAACTGAGCACTGATAGAACCAATGAACTTCAGAAGGAGGAGCGATACATCGCCGGGAGAGTTTATCTGTACAAGAAATCCATCCAttga